Part of the Anguilla rostrata isolate EN2019 chromosome 10, ASM1855537v3, whole genome shotgun sequence genome, TTGGCCATCTTCTGCCCAATTTAACAGTCTCGCGCAAGTGGGTCTATATCTGTCTCAGTTTTCTGGTGACATTAATTTGGGGGTTTCTGTCTTTAGCCGGCAGTGGTTAGTAACGTGGGGGAAACGACATCAATTTTGGGAGGGTGACAGATTATTGGCGAGGGAAACATGTTATTTGCTCAGTTACGTCATTCGCTGTGAACACGGGGCCTTTGGTTCCTCCAAATTCTCCCAAACACTTGGTGTTTTAAGGCTCAACCACAAGTTATAAAATAGCTCTGAAATATGGAAATACACCATTCATTTTGGGGCTTCAGTTAATCAGATGTTATACTAATGATGCAATAATACAGGTAATGCTGAAATGATGAATGGAAAAACCTTTACAAGCTAAATGAGtccatcttttttttgcaaactaaTTTGGTATCACATAGCCCTGCAACATCTGTGCAGTGATAGTGCTTATAAAATTCTCACTGGTTTGTGCATTAAGTCCACTCCCAAAAGTCATTCGCCACTGGAGAGTGACACACTTTTAGAGACACAAATGAAGGATAGCTTTTGTCCAGGACACTGTTTGCTCCACAGTGCAGTTAATTAGCACTAGCAAGTATAACTGACGTTTGGACCTATTGTGGCTCGTCATCGAACGTTCCATCAACAAACTGATGAATAATTGGACACGGGTTACGGGCCAATTTTCAGCCTGAGGGCCCAAGTATTAAAGTATTAAAGGGGCCCTGTTGGTTTAGGGACTGCTTTCGGGGAATCTGGCCCCAAGGGCCAAACATTTCTTCTGTGGAAGCTCGCCACACCCTAGTCACACACCCGGCAGGACGAGATCACAACGCGTGTGCCATCAGGAAGAAAGGCTAGACCTGGTGCTACCGATTCTTAGGAATGTCACTTATAATCCCtctaattattatttacttttttctttgcgTACATCTGAACCGCCTGGAGATTGTCTGCCAGCCATGACAAGTCGTAGCTAaacctttttgtattttgttttgtattttttgttaacTTTTTACAGGACTGTAGGAGGTAGACGGTTGTACTGCAGTCGGAGGGGGTTAAGCGAGTTGTCTTGAGCACACACCGTAACTGCTTGGCGAATAAGCACATTTGTTTGTAGGTATTGCGTTTTACCATTTCCTTTACACTTACAGTACACCTTGTTGTCTTAACTTAATACTGCACTTATTGAAGTGCGTTGCTAAATTCATTGCTTTCTGGGTTTTGACATTGCTTTTCCTCGACCCCCTGGAGGATTTTGGGTTGAGCAAAAATTTGCCCAGTCTGTGCACTTTGCAGAGAAACGTTCAGTGTGGACAAAATGGGACAGTAAGCTCACATCTTTGCTCACTGCCTACGGGCTTACTGAAAATAATAAGATTTCACTGGTCTTTGCAAACGGCATACGGACAGCTAGCTTTCTTTTACCGCCCAAATCTTTTGTTGTTGcctttctgcagttttttaatgtatccctgaaggtcttttaaaaaaaaatatatatatttatttggccCATATCCATCACAGCCTGAAGGACCGATGTATTCATGTGCAAACTTTTTGTcaaatttgcaaaacaaaataaaaaagaaaattgaaatgtTCTCCAGGCTCTTGATGGGCTTTTGCCAGTACAGGTTGCATCAGCAGTAAAGAAAGTGGTCTGGAGCCAGTGCTGACCCTCTGCTTCCTCCTCAGGTCAAGGCCTTTGTGACCCAGGACATCCCTCTTTAGTATCCTTTCAACTGAGTGGAAACTgccaacaatacaaaaacaaaaaaattcctaATACAACTTTTAAATGGTCGGATCCATTACTTTCTATTGGAGACATGCTGCTAAGCCATTGGTTGAAAATATCGCTGAGACTAAACCAGTCCACACCAGTGTTTTAGTGAACGTGAACACCTGCCTCTCAGTCATTTGCATGCCAGTATCGCAGCGCGTACGAAACTGCGGTttgcatacatgcaaacatgtgCATTCGTAGCACCTGTAACCGGGGTAGGCAAAGCCATGAAAGGACAAACAACTGCTGTGGTTTCAGCTGAGgctgcattaaatatttaagacgCACTAAGTATTCCAGTTTTGAATGCCCGATTGTAATTTCATTAGTGCTCCCTGCTGCGGCCCCCTACTGTCCGTTTGGGAAAGTGCAGGCGAGCGTGTGCTCTCCCCTGAAGCATATAGTGTGTGGGgctcccacttcctgtctcactgCTGTTCCCAAGCCCTGCTcccacagacatgagtcagaggaagacatttcCTGTGCATGTCTTAAGACCATTAGTGGCTATCTTGACATATTCAGATTGTATTTCATTGATAGAACATAGAAAatataatccatttatttaaatatctaaaatatataataatctGATTTAAATTGGTCTGTACTGTATGGACTGCATAAAGAAGAACATTTGAGgtcttggttttgttttattttatatttttctgataCAGAAACTTGCCGGTGAGGAATGTGTTTGTACTAACTTGCTCAAGGTTTCTGAAGCGGTGCATGCAGAAGCACTGCAGGCCAGAACCACAGTGGGCGTGGTGATAATTGCagatttctctctcctgttagcTGCTGTTGAAACCAGTTTGACACAgcccgtttttaaaaaaaaaccaaactccAAAATGAACGGCATATCTAGTTCAGTCTCCCGTAGGCCCACCcagaagggaaaaaacacactcacCCGTCTTCCTTGTTTTCCCCCCACGTTCCGACGAGATTTAGATCGATTCCTTGTTGACCGAGAAGCTTTTCCACTTGTGTTCCGCTTGCTGCAAGGTGCTTGGGAAATCCCAGGAGGGATCAAAGTCCACCTTGTCTTTAGAAACAAAGAGTTCCTGCTCCCATCGGTCCCTGCAGGCCGGGCTGCTTGACTGTGTGGTACATCCCTCCAGTTAAAGGATCTTTTACGGCACTAAAACAGAAATCCTGTCGTCGCGTTCTCTACAGGGACATGACAAGGCACATCCTAGTCACGCAGTGTCATTccagttttcaaaaaaaaaatgggggcaGCTTAAACCTGATTGgatatgaaattaattaataaatgcttaTCGTTTCCAGTGGGTAGTCTGAAACAAATTGGAAGGCGGAGACTTTCTTTTAATAAATCCTATACGAGAGCGGCTCTGGCCCGCTGGGTTGCACAGAATAGTGCGCTCCGTGGCAGTAAGTCAAGGGCTCCTTTTGAAATGCCAGCAAatgcggccattttgtgccaagaaatgaaatgtgaagCGAGCGATTGTGCGCCACAGCCATTTTTGGGGTAATTAAAGGACCCGGGGTGGGGGCAGTGCCCGTCCCGGGATAAACCCCTGTTGGCACAGCGTGGCACTGTGCCAGTCCGGAGCCTCTGCTCGCCCTGGAGAAAGTTCCTTGGAAATGCCAGCCGGTAAACGAGAATTCTGGAAATGGCCGTGCCATCGGGCAAACAAAAACGTTTGCCTGTGCAAACTTTTGAGTGGTTTTATGATAGTTTGCATCCTGGAGCAGCATGTTGGGAATTGCTCTGTGTGATTAATTTGGCTCCGTTCACAAGACTGTCTGGAAAGGTGTGCATATGCCAGATGTTGTCATGTTTGCCACAGGCTAAAAGTGCTAAGTCCTTATCCAAGCTACAGTATTTAATTCAAGCGCAAAGAATATGTttgactctttaaaaaaaaaaaaaccgcctgCAAGCTTTGGGTTTACTTCAGCGTGGAGTTTTTGGTTCTTGGAATGTTGGACGTCTGAGAACCAGAATACTGTGGTTTAAATGTCATGGGGGGGGTCGCTGGAGGTTTTGGTAATTTGCGGTTGCACCTTGGCCCTGTACGGCTGCCTGTCTTAGCCCTGCTGGCATTCTTACAGTCTTCTTCTTTGGCTCCGAAACGGCGCAAGAACATTAACCTCGGTGGGTAAAGCCAGGTgcagtttgattaaaaatccACACAGATGGAAagaccagggccctgtttcacaaagcaggattgctgagtttgagctggataactgcatggagtgaaacccggaaccctcccaaatctggaacacagcctgaggtaaaaaaaaaaacagctgttccgggttttactctgcacagttacccagctaactcagcaatcctgctttgtgaagcACCCCCCTTGGATGTTGAGTCTGTGTGAATGGCACACAGTCCCAGATTAACTGGCACAGCCAGTTCCCCTGCTCGTTTCCAGTTGCCCTTGACGACCTCTCCTCAAAAGCCACAATCTGGTGATGAAGCACATTCCTGGGGCGGACCCTGAGCTGGTTCTTCTCAGCCACTACTACGAGGAGCTGGACGTGAGTGAGCTTTCCCACAGACAggatcaatattttaaaaaacaatcaaattctCAAGGATTAATTAATCACATAAATGTCACAACCCCCATGATAGTAGCAGACTGTGAAAGATTTTATCAAAGCTTAAACTATCAAATGTGCAGcatattaaatgtgctttttaaatgataaaatacatcTCGTAAGAGCGATGTGTAGGTTTCAGAAATATGTTGCTCAGAAGCGCTCATCATGCCTGCgtgaatgactgtgtgtgtgtgtgcgtgttttgcCGTCGCCTGCGCCTGTTGTACGGGTTTGTATTTGTGcgtctaccccccccccccagcggatCCCCCTGTCGGACATGACCCGCTCCGAGATCAACGAGCTGCTCGGGTCCCTGGGGTTCTACAAGAAGGCCACGCCCGAGGAGGAGGTCCCCGAAGAGTTCCGCTTCTCTCCGGCCAAGGACAGCCCCTTTAAGGAGCCCCCCGAgtcgcagcccccccccaccccgagcgCTGAGACGGAGACCCCGCCCAAGGAGGCCGACCAAGAGAAACCCCACTCTGACCTTTAACCCGGAAGCAGAGGACCTGCAACCAGGAAGTAGAGGACCAGAGCTGGTCACCGTCATTCAGACGTCCAAACTCCCAGTCTGACCACACCTACACTCAACCCTGataatgtgttgtgtttttttgttttaaaaaaaaaaaataattagtgtTGTTTTAATGAATCTTCAGTGCACGTCGGGTGTGTTGAGGTTCCGTATGTGTCTGCTGCTCGCGCCGCACCGGGTGTCTGGCGCCCCCCACCTGCCGCGAAACAGAATGACGCCTCGGGCCACAAATCGCCCGATTGGCTCGGGGCTGATGATGCGTTTCCTGGTGGGTGGGGCCCCAGATTCACCCAGGGCGTGAAAAACAGAAACGGTGGTACAGCTCCCAATAAAATCACcgggtaaaaataaataaacaaataaataaataaatattgcaaatctttttttttggaaagtattTTGAATGGGTGGTTGTGCTGTGTTCTCATATCACTGCTATAGGTGCACTGCAACTGAAGCATGACTGGCGCTCAGATACACACGTGAgttagctcacacacacaacactgtttcacacatacagtcaTACAATGTACATCAGGAGAGCTAGCACTGATTTGTGAAGTGGCTTCATTATCTAACTGGGGACTACTTTCATACACGAGTAACTGCACCTGTATCCTTCCACTTTTAAAAGTGCAGTCAAGTCccgtgaagaaaaaaaagtagaccaaaaaaaatacatgccaGCCATCTTTTTGGTTTCTTAAAATGGTTTTAATCGTTAATTCACATTACAATGTGGTGTACAGAAAACATGATATCTATGACAAAAGTGTTGCGAACTGGTATGTACAGAACCTGCTAGCTTATGGAAGCCCTCTGGGGCTTTCTGTGATGCAGGCACACCAAGCATATCTCCttctggggggggaaaaaaaaactaaccgtGGCAAACTGTGTCCTTCACAGACTCATAGAGGGTCacagaatatatttatatatattttttcagaacagGCCTTTTAGACCACAGTTAATTCCGTTTGTTCCCAGGGCCTTTGACAAACAACCCTAGAGAAATTTCAGCAGGAggggggaacaaaaacaaaaaaaatctagtcCTAGACGCGAGCGTTCGCGTTCCAAACCCTCTCTACAGCCTTGGGAATCTCATGGCCGGGAATATAGACCTCAGGTTGCCATAGGAGCATCCAATCGGAAAGGAGAGAAGCGAATTACATTAAAACCAATTTTAGAACCAATATACATACGTCAAcatctttgaatttttttacgCCGAGCAGTTATAACCATATAGCTGTATTATCTAGAATAAATTTCTTCCCtgagatacttttttttttttttttaaggttaatCGAAATGACATCACCCTCTTTtcacatttgtgatgtcataaatctttttttctcgcCGCCTAATTTCTCAGAAAGTTTCATCTTTTCGTCGGTCATCAATTAACATGAAACTGCAGCTCTTCTGTGGATTCAAGGCTGTAGAGAAGAAGTGACTCGGGCGAAAACCAGAGGTCGAGCCTCTTAAAATAAACCTcaagcaaaatatatatatacacatacatttctATAACCGCTTAAAATAATTACTCCATAAAAAATCGACCAGGTGCTGGCTAGAAGTAGTTCTGTTATAGCGTGTTCTCACCTGTAACACTAAGTGATAAAACACTACCCTGGTGTGAATAAGGAGCCAGTGAACacaggacaggtgtgtgttcaCCTGGCCGCGCTGGCAGTGAGGGGACGTGTGAAGGTCACCGCAGAGGTCactgggggggcgtggcctaagCAGAGACCCGTTGCTGAGCCCCGAGGTCCGCCCTGCGTATGACGCAAGTGAGACAGCTGCCAATCAAGGCCTCGAGAACAAGGTGTGCGgattcctcagccaatcagtgacttgaaATGCACCACTGGTGCTGctgagaacaccccaaaaaccagcagacactgtggccctccaggactggagtttgacacttAGCTTAGACCGTTACCCACAGCGACTTCCTCGGCAAGCTCACTTGACCTAAGGTCTGGATGGCTTCAGTTTAATTTATGGGTAATAACAGAGGGGTGAGTTGTGACCTTTGAGGTTCTGGAGGAACAGGTGGCCAAAATACGTGACAAACAGGTGTGGGGTGTATGGCGAACCTGCTCACGAAAAGAAATGGAACTTTCAACAACagtgtaaacaaaaaaaggcaacttGGATCACTTCTGACGGAGCAACACAAAGTGAGTGAGAAGAGATGTCTGTATCCATGGTGATTTGAGAGGCGGTCCTACGGTATGTATGTACTATTAACCTATCAGGACTCCGGGCTCAACAAGGGGTCGTGCATCTACTGGTGACATAACTATAGTACAGATAAAATAACTCTCATTACCAGTGCTTATACATCATCGActtaaatagaaataataacaaatattaataatacaaataatgataaaataaaaaataaaaacaaaaactattcaagtaaacgtgttttaaaaagcatgcaGGTTTTGGTAACGTGTATAACAAAACAACAGTACCGGGGGATAGAGACAGAAGCTATATAAAAACCCATCAGATACAAACAACCATTCCTCCTATAGCATCTTCAAAAATAGCATCTCATTATACAAAAATGCCCCCGAGTGAGAAAATAAGGCAGAGGAAAATAAACAGGTGACTTATAATTCATACACACCGTCCACATCTTCCATCTTGGGTGACAGTATTATCTCCAGCTACCTGTGCTGTGATTGCCCCTTGCGGTGGGTGggtgttcagccaatcagaactcaGCACAGAACTCCCGCTGTGGGTCATGGAGGCCCACGTGACCGccagttatttataaaatcatAACTACATaagttttaaaactttaaacttaaggttgttttttttaaaaaaaaagaaaagaaaagaaaaaaagactaaatataAAAACCAGATGTGAAACTTTGGCATTTCAGGCGCACTGAGTGTTCGTTCTTGGCGGTGTCGACGCGTAGCTCGTGCAGAGCGTGGTTTTTGGGTACCGCTCCCTCCCCAGGGCTGACTCTGCGGGGCGTGTCCGTGGCCCCCCAGCGCTCACGCCTCTGCGGCGGACACAGGGCGGCGGGGGCGAGCGCGAGACGGATAAACGCACCTTCGGCCTCCTTCAGGGGTCGTCTGAGGAgcggtgctggggggggggttcatggacggagggtgggggaggttggtggcggggggggggggggggggcaagaggtTTGGCAGATTAtaagttgtgtgtttttttttttgtccactgtCCAAGGAAGGGGAGCGGAGAGCCAtcagtgggtgggtgggagagcggggaggtcaaaggtcagaggtcagcgaAGGCCTGGCGGGTCATCTCATACCGACGGAGGTGGTTGACCAGCGACTGCACGTAAGTGAAGACGCACTTGGGGTCGGGCTTCTTGCCCATGATCATCATGTCCTCCACCTCCACGAGCGGCATGCAGTTAGCAAGGGCCCtgaaacagaggggggggggcagacagcatgttcggtgggggggcggtgtcaTACAGGCAGCCACTCCACAGAGGTGCGGCACACAGAGACGAGGGACCTTAAGAGTTCTTAAgagagacaaataaaataacccaCATAGGACTCTGCTGTGAACAACCTCAGCCACGATGACTGGAACCTCAGTTAAATCCGTCTACAGCAACACGTTCCCAGTCAAGCAGAACCGAGGTCAACGGCCATGTTCAATTCATGCAGTTTCTCTAAGAACCTCCTGAAGAATGCCCAGCCTTGCTTGAACAAAAAACGACGATTCAACAGAAGAGATCCATCCCGATATTTGCAGTTTTGTATTATTGCCTGAAAATGACAGGATGCCATATATGTATATGCCGGTTTATAAAATATGGCTGTAGAGAAGTGACTCATGGAAGCAATTAACTGGTGTTTATTGTTCATAATCATGATCAAAGTCGGAATGTTTGCAAAATGGGAGGGTAATTAATCTAGATCTGAGGCAGCAGCTTCACTGTCTCTTAATCGGGAAGTTCAAGACTCCTGGAGCAGCTGCTGTGGAGGAATTAAAAAACATCCACTAAGCATTACTCATCCCCCCTTCTGCACCGCTGCTCTCAGTTCTGTTCTTATTTCCTTGATCACAGTCAGGTGTCATCAAGATTAAACATCTGAATGACTACCATTTGCTGTCTTCTACACGACTCCAGTGTTGAATCCGGCAGAGCTACAATAATGAAAAACTTTCTAAGCTGCAAACACAACAGAAGTAGCAGAACCCTGTAACATGGTCGCTTTTAACGAACAGAGCTGTAGTGACTTCATTAAGTTCATTAACTTGGAAAATGTAACATAAAGGCCAAGCTGACCAAAATATTTGTACTTCTGCTGTCTAAATTTTACTGTTTCCAATAGTATTCAAAAACTttgaaaatactgtacatgGCCACTAGATGTCAGGCTGTACACACATGGGAATGGGTCAGGTAACGCATGAAGAAAATCAAGGATTCCTGTCTGCAAGCTCAGTTATCTGATAAAAGGAATACACAGGGGCAGGAAACTAAAGAACAAAGGGAGACAAAGGGAGTGTTCTAAACAATAGCAACAGCGCTACTTGAACAGAGAAAGACGGcatcattaaccctttgaagagtgggtttctgggaatgttatt contains:
- the selenom gene encoding selenoprotein M, whose protein sequence is MWLFVFASLLPCLLAYEVDFKKLDGLAKAKVEWSGASADPLLPPQVKAFVTQDIPLYHNLVMKHIPGADPELVLLSHYYEELDRIPLSDMTRSEINELLGSLGFYKKATPEEEVPEEFRFSPAKDSPFKEPPESQPPPTPSAETETPPKEADQEKPHSDL